One stretch of Paroedura picta isolate Pp20150507F chromosome 13, Ppicta_v3.0, whole genome shotgun sequence DNA includes these proteins:
- the CRYBB3 gene encoding beta-crystallin B3, translated as MAEQQSPPGETTAADSPEEAGHSFKVTLFEMENFRGRRCELTAESPNLTEELDKVGSLQVEAGPWLGFERLAFSGEQFALEKGDFPRWDSWSSSHSSDSLLSLRPLPIDSSDHKIHLFENSSYGGRKMEIVEDDVPSLWSHGFQDRVGSVKALNGVWVGYEYPGYRGRQYVFEKGEYQHWNEWEASQPLMQSVRRIRDQRWHKRGCFEGS; from the exons ATGGCCGAACAGCAGAGCCCGCCGGGGGAGACCACCGCTGCCGACAGCCCCGAGGAAGCCGGGCACAGCTTCAAG GTCACCCTCTTCGAGATGGAGAACTTCCGAGGCAGGAGATGTGAACTGACAGCCGAGAGTCCCAATCTGACGGAGGAGCTGGACAAGGTGGGCTCCCTCCAGGTGGAGGCCGGCCC GTGGCTGGGCTTTGAGCGGCTGGCCTTCAGCGGGGAGCAGTTTGCGCTGGAGAAGGGCGACTTCCCCCGCTGGGATTCCTGGTCCAGCAGCCACAGCAGCGACAGCCTCCTGTCCCTGCGGCCCCTGCCAATC GACAGCTCCGACCACAAGATCCACCTCTTTGAGAACTCCAGCTACGGCGGCAGGAAGATGGAGATTGTGGAGGACGACGTCCCCAGCCTGTGGTCGCACGGCTTCCAGGACCGCGTGGGCAGCGTCAAGGCCCTGAATGGCGT GTGGGTGGGCTACGAATACCCCGGGTACCGTGGCCGGCAGTACGTCTTTGAGAAAGGGGAATACCAGCACTGGAACGAGTGGGAGGCCAGCCAGCCCCTGATGCAGTCGGTGCGGCGCATCCGGGACCAGCGCTGGCACAAGAGGGGCTGCTTTGAGGGCAGCTGA